A region of the Candidatus Korarchaeota archaeon NZ13-K genome:
AGAAGATAGATCGGTGGCATCGGTGTTTCATAGTCATATAACGTAGATCGGTTCGATGAGCATGCGTTCGAATGACGTGAGATGCATATAAAGGTTAGTTTTATGGGGCTGAAACTAGTACGATTCTAGGAATTGAAGAGCGATGGCATCACCTTAGATTACGAGATTCGTACAGGGGGATCGACGTGGAGCAGGGGACCCCAGTCGAGCACTTGCCGCAGGCATCCGCGTAGCCAAGGGAAGAGCTATTCGCGACCTCTAGGAGCCTCTCATAGCACCTCCTCTTACCGGAAGACCAGTCATCTAATGCCCCCACCGGGCACCTGCGCAGGCAGGCATCGCACCTCAGACCCCTCTTGGCTAGGCAGTACTCGAAGCTAGGTCTGGGGCTCTCCTCGACTATAGCATCGGTTATCAGGGAATTAAGCCTCACGGCGCAGCCCATTTCGGTTATCAGGAGGTTATGAAGACCGAAGGTTCCCAGACCACAGATATAACCAGCGTGCCTGTGACTCCAGCTTGCTATCAAGTTCTCCTCATCGAAGTCATGCGTGGGCCTCATGGGCAGGCTCCTGTGACCTCTTTCCTCCAGAATCGAGGACAGCTTAACAGCCACCCTCCATAGGATGTCGTTAGCCACTATGTAATCCCTTAGCCACTGATGCGATGGGTAATCTCCGTCCAAGTTACTCCTTATGGCCTCTGAACTGA
Encoded here:
- a CDS encoding epoxyqueuosine reductase: MLRVETLKGLVNQLIGEEVAASGVPFRLPAPVASCSAENPLWHELRRSHPWMRLPQELLPGARGVIVFALPISSEAIRSNLDGDYPSHQWLRDYIVANDILWRVAVKLSSILEERGHRSLPMRPTHDFDEENLIASWSHRHAGYICGLGTFGLHNLLITEMGCAVRLNSLITDAIVEESPRPSFEYCLAKRGLRCDACLRRCPVGALDDWSSGKRRCYERLLEVANSSSLGYADACGKCSTGVPCSTSIPLYESRNLR